A single window of Oxyura jamaicensis isolate SHBP4307 breed ruddy duck chromosome 3, BPBGC_Ojam_1.0, whole genome shotgun sequence DNA harbors:
- the BMP2 gene encoding bone morphogenetic protein 2 isoform X4 produces MGAATRSLLALLLCRVLLGGAAGLMPPGGRRRLGEPGRAAPAAQRPEELLGEFELRLLHMFGLKRRPSPGKDVVIPPYMLDLYRLHAGQRLGQPPALGYPLERAASRANTVRSFHHEEVLEELPETSGKTARRFFFNLTSIPNEESITSAELQIFRKQVHGAFENNSSYHHRINIYEIIKPATATSKDPVTRLLDTR; encoded by the exons ATGGGTGCCGCGACCCGCTCCCTCCTGGCGCTGCTGCTCTGCCGGGTGCTGCTGGGCGGCGCGGCCGGCCTCATGCCTCCCGGGGGCCGGCGGCGCCTCGGCGAGCCCGGCCGCGCCGCCCCGGCCGCGCAGCGCCCCGAGGAGCTCCTGGGCGAGTTCGAGCTGCGCCTGCTCCACATGTTCGGGCTGAAGCGGCGGCCCAGCCCCGGCAAGGACGTCGTCATCCCGCCCTACATGCTGGACCTCTACCGCCTGCACGCTGGCCAGCGGCTGGGGCAGCCGCCGGCGCTGGGCTACCCGCTGGAGAGGGCCGCCAGCCGCGCCAACACCGTGCGCAGCTTCCACCACGAAG AAGTTTTGGAAGAACTGCCAGAAACGAGTGGGAAAACAGCACGGCgtttcttctttaatttaaCTTCCATCCCTAATGAGGAGTCTATCACCTCAGCTGAACTCCAGATTTTTCGGAAACAGGTGCACGGAGCTTTTGAGAACAACAGCAGCTACCATCACCgtattaatatttatgaaattataaAGCCAGCCACAGCCACCTCTAAGGACCCTGTCACAAGACTTTTGGACACCAG ATAA
- the BMP2 gene encoding bone morphogenetic protein 2 isoform X1 → MGAATRSLLALLLCRVLLGGAAGLMPPGGRRRLGEPGRAAPAAQRPEELLGEFELRLLHMFGLKRRPSPGKDVVIPPYMLDLYRLHAGQRLGQPPALGYPLERAASRANTVRSFHHEEVLEELPETSGKTARRFFFNLTSIPNEESITSAELQIFRKQVHGAFENNSSYHHRINIYEIIKPATATSKDPVTRLLDTRLVHHNASKWESFDVTPAVLRWIAHGQPNHGFVVEVVHLDKENSASKRHVRISRSLHQDEDSWSQLRPLLVTFGHDGKGHPLHKREKRQVKHKQRKRHKYSCKRHPLYVDFNDVGWNDWIVAPPGYSAFYCHGECPFPLADHLNSTNHAIVQTLVNSVNSKIPKACCVPTELSAISMLYLDENEKVVLKNYQDMVVEGCGCR, encoded by the exons ATGGGTGCCGCGACCCGCTCCCTCCTGGCGCTGCTGCTCTGCCGGGTGCTGCTGGGCGGCGCGGCCGGCCTCATGCCTCCCGGGGGCCGGCGGCGCCTCGGCGAGCCCGGCCGCGCCGCCCCGGCCGCGCAGCGCCCCGAGGAGCTCCTGGGCGAGTTCGAGCTGCGCCTGCTCCACATGTTCGGGCTGAAGCGGCGGCCCAGCCCCGGCAAGGACGTCGTCATCCCGCCCTACATGCTGGACCTCTACCGCCTGCACGCTGGCCAGCGGCTGGGGCAGCCGCCGGCGCTGGGCTACCCGCTGGAGAGGGCCGCCAGCCGCGCCAACACCGTGCGCAGCTTCCACCACGAAG AAGTTTTGGAAGAACTGCCAGAAACGAGTGGGAAAACAGCACGGCgtttcttctttaatttaaCTTCCATCCCTAATGAGGAGTCTATCACCTCAGCTGAACTCCAGATTTTTCGGAAACAGGTGCACGGAGCTTTTGAGAACAACAGCAGCTACCATCACCgtattaatatttatgaaattataaAGCCAGCCACAGCCACCTCTAAGGACCCTGTCACAAGACTTTTGGACACCAGGTTGGTGCATCATAATGCAAGTAAATGGGAAAGTTTTGATGTAACGCCAGCTGTTTTGAGGTGGATTGCACATGGACAACCTAATCATGGGTTTGTGGTAGAGGTGGTTCACTTGGACAAAGAGAACAGTGCCTCCAAGAGGCACGTTAGGATTAGCAGGTCTTTACATCAGGATGAAGATAGCTGGTCTCAGCTCAGGCCATTATTAGTAACGTTTGGGCATGATGGCAAGGGACACCCGcttcataaaagagaaaagcGTCAAGTGAAACACAAACAGCGTAAACGCCACAAATACAGTTGCAAAAGGCATCCGTTATATGTGGACTTCAATGATGTGGGGTGGAATGACTGGATTGTTGCCCCGCCGGGGTATAGTGCCTTTTACTGCCACGGGGAATGTCCTTTTCCACTGGCAGACCATCTAAACTCAACAAACCATGCCATTGTTCAGACTTTGGTCAATTCAGTGAATTCCAAAATCCCCAAGGCTTGCTGTGTGCCGACAGAACTGAGTGCTATTTCAATGCTCTACCTTGATGAGAACGAAAAAGTTGTATTAAAGAACTATCAAGATATGGTTGTGGAGGGTTGTGGGTGCCGCTAA
- the BMP2 gene encoding bone morphogenetic protein 2 isoform X3 gives MGAATRSLLALLLCRVLLGGAAGLMPPGGRRRLGEPGRAAPAAQRPEELLGEFELRLLHMFGLKRRPSPGKDVVIPPYMLDLYRLHAGQRLGQPPALGYPLERAASRANTVRSFHHEEVLEELPETSGKTARRFFFNLTSIPNEESITSAELQIFRKQVHGAFENNSSYHHRINIYEIIKPATATSKDPVTRLLDTRRGTLTGWLVRCYH, from the exons ATGGGTGCCGCGACCCGCTCCCTCCTGGCGCTGCTGCTCTGCCGGGTGCTGCTGGGCGGCGCGGCCGGCCTCATGCCTCCCGGGGGCCGGCGGCGCCTCGGCGAGCCCGGCCGCGCCGCCCCGGCCGCGCAGCGCCCCGAGGAGCTCCTGGGCGAGTTCGAGCTGCGCCTGCTCCACATGTTCGGGCTGAAGCGGCGGCCCAGCCCCGGCAAGGACGTCGTCATCCCGCCCTACATGCTGGACCTCTACCGCCTGCACGCTGGCCAGCGGCTGGGGCAGCCGCCGGCGCTGGGCTACCCGCTGGAGAGGGCCGCCAGCCGCGCCAACACCGTGCGCAGCTTCCACCACGAAG AAGTTTTGGAAGAACTGCCAGAAACGAGTGGGAAAACAGCACGGCgtttcttctttaatttaaCTTCCATCCCTAATGAGGAGTCTATCACCTCAGCTGAACTCCAGATTTTTCGGAAACAGGTGCACGGAGCTTTTGAGAACAACAGCAGCTACCATCACCgtattaatatttatgaaattataaAGCCAGCCACAGCCACCTCTAAGGACCCTGTCACAAGACTTTTGGACACCAG
- the BMP2 gene encoding bone morphogenetic protein 2 isoform X2: MGAATRSLLALLLCRVLLGGAAGLMPPGGRRRLGEPGRAAPAAQRPEELLGEFELRLLHMFGLKRRPSPGKDVVIPPYMLDLYRLHAGQRLGQPPALGYPLERAASRANTVRSFHHEEVLEELPETSGKTARRFFFNLTSIPNEESITSAELQIFRKQVHGAFENNSSYHHRINIYEIIKPATATSKDPVTRLLDTSLHQSSESHCSKENTAGL; encoded by the exons ATGGGTGCCGCGACCCGCTCCCTCCTGGCGCTGCTGCTCTGCCGGGTGCTGCTGGGCGGCGCGGCCGGCCTCATGCCTCCCGGGGGCCGGCGGCGCCTCGGCGAGCCCGGCCGCGCCGCCCCGGCCGCGCAGCGCCCCGAGGAGCTCCTGGGCGAGTTCGAGCTGCGCCTGCTCCACATGTTCGGGCTGAAGCGGCGGCCCAGCCCCGGCAAGGACGTCGTCATCCCGCCCTACATGCTGGACCTCTACCGCCTGCACGCTGGCCAGCGGCTGGGGCAGCCGCCGGCGCTGGGCTACCCGCTGGAGAGGGCCGCCAGCCGCGCCAACACCGTGCGCAGCTTCCACCACGAAG AAGTTTTGGAAGAACTGCCAGAAACGAGTGGGAAAACAGCACGGCgtttcttctttaatttaaCTTCCATCCCTAATGAGGAGTCTATCACCTCAGCTGAACTCCAGATTTTTCGGAAACAGGTGCACGGAGCTTTTGAGAACAACAGCAGCTACCATCACCgtattaatatttatgaaattataaAGCCAGCCACAGCCACCTCTAAGGACCCTGTCACAAGACTTTTGGACACCAG